A genome region from Marinilabiliales bacterium includes the following:
- a CDS encoding DUF4835 family protein — protein sequence MRKLVACVILIAAFAANAASQELRCNVQVITNQIQGTNKQKFTTLQRAIYEFMNNRNWTNHVYRSHERIEANIMINLTEEISSDEFRGTIQIQARRPVYNSSYNTVLFNYMDNNLHFRYIEHETLEFNSSQHLSNLTSILAFYAYIIIGLDYDSFSLNGGTELFRAAETIVSNAQNASERGWKSFESNRNRYWLAHNLVDARYAPVREFIYRYHRLGLDRMADRPAEARAEIAESLELLQKVFREKPDPFMHILQVMFDAKSDELINVFSETNPEEARRVVTVLREVDPSNTPKYQRIQQ from the coding sequence ATGAGAAAATTAGTTGCTTGTGTTATCCTTATTGCTGCATTTGCCGCCAATGCGGCCAGCCAGGAGTTAAGATGCAATGTGCAGGTGATCACCAACCAGATCCAGGGAACAAACAAACAGAAGTTCACCACTCTCCAGAGGGCCATATATGAGTTCATGAACAACCGCAACTGGACCAACCATGTGTACAGAAGTCATGAGCGTATCGAGGCCAACATTATGATCAACCTCACAGAGGAGATTTCGTCAGATGAGTTCAGGGGTACGATTCAGATACAGGCCCGCAGGCCGGTATATAATTCATCATACAATACCGTGCTGTTCAACTACATGGACAATAACCTGCACTTCAGGTATATCGAGCATGAGACCCTTGAGTTCAATTCATCCCAGCACCTGTCAAACCTCACCTCGATTCTTGCCTTCTATGCATATATCATTATAGGCCTGGATTACGACTCCTTTTCCCTTAACGGGGGAACCGAACTGTTTCGTGCGGCTGAGACAATTGTAAGCAATGCACAGAATGCCTCCGAACGTGGCTGGAAATCCTTCGAAAGCAACCGCAACAGGTACTGGCTGGCGCATAACCTCGTGGATGCCCGGTACGCCCCGGTGCGTGAGTTCATTTACAGGTATCACAGGCTGGGACTGGACCGGATGGCTGACCGTCCGGCCGAGGCACGGGCCGAAATAGCAGAAAGCCTTGAACTGCTGCAGAAGGTATTCCGTGAGAAGCCCGACCCTTTCATGCATATTCTACAGGTGATGTTCGATGCCAAGTCTGATGAACTGATCAATGTATTCTCGGAGACCAATCCCGAGGAGGCAAGAAGGGTAGTTACCGTGCTCAGGGAAGTCGACCCTTCAAACACACCCAAGTACCAGAGAATACAACAATAG
- the recN gene encoding DNA repair protein RecN: MFKFESYQTSAPMLLKLAVSNYALIDRLDIDFPRGLSIITGETGSGKSILLGALALILGQRADTSVLQDKSGKCIVEGEFDISRYSLEGFFEQNLLDYDDVSIIRREINESGKSRAFVNDTPVNLTVLKELGGRLVDIHSQHHNLLLAGSGFQLEVIDVIAGNAGVLEEYKRCYRLYREALDHYDTLREKAEKAGSDLDYYNFQLEQLNAARLAEGEQQELEEELQLLNHAGEIKEALVRATSGLDGDDISILAVLGDVRSGLSRIEPFFPRISELYSRLESSAIELKDISDELARLEAVTGFDPGRAGQVNERLDLIYSLQQKHHVSSVEELIALRDELSRKVEEINNYEFSIGEAERKLEECRNELALISDKLSETRVSAMPALQEHMESLLRRLGIPNARFRVRHSTLEDFSPYGKDRVEFLFSANRQSPPMELGKVASGGEMSRVMLSLKSLIAKSRSLPTIIFDEIDSGVSGEIAGMMGNIMKEMSLNMQVVNITHLPQIAGKGDQQFLVYKEDVADATHTRIRLLNRDERLREIARMLSSDGLTEAALTNARELLGQ; encoded by the coding sequence TTGTTTAAATTTGAAAGTTATCAAACATCGGCGCCTATGCTCCTGAAACTAGCAGTCAGCAATTATGCTCTGATTGACAGGCTTGATATAGATTTTCCGCGGGGACTTTCCATCATAACGGGAGAGACCGGTTCGGGCAAGTCAATCCTGCTGGGAGCCCTGGCCCTGATACTCGGGCAGCGTGCCGACACTTCGGTTTTGCAGGACAAGTCGGGTAAATGCATAGTCGAAGGTGAGTTTGATATCTCCAGGTACAGCCTTGAAGGGTTTTTTGAGCAAAACCTGCTCGATTACGATGATGTTTCGATAATCAGGCGTGAGATCAATGAATCGGGTAAGTCCAGGGCATTTGTAAATGACACCCCGGTTAACCTGACTGTTCTGAAGGAGCTGGGCGGGAGGCTTGTCGATATCCATTCCCAGCATCACAACCTGCTTCTTGCAGGCAGCGGGTTCCAGCTTGAAGTGATAGATGTTATCGCCGGCAACGCCGGGGTGCTGGAGGAATATAAAAGATGCTACAGGCTTTACAGGGAAGCACTTGATCATTATGACACCCTGCGCGAAAAGGCTGAAAAGGCAGGATCCGATCTTGACTATTACAATTTCCAGCTTGAACAGCTTAATGCTGCAAGGCTGGCAGAAGGTGAGCAGCAGGAGCTGGAGGAGGAGCTTCAGCTGTTGAATCATGCCGGCGAAATAAAGGAGGCGCTTGTCAGGGCCACATCGGGACTCGACGGCGATGATATCTCCATTCTTGCTGTGCTGGGGGATGTACGAAGCGGACTTTCACGTATAGAGCCCTTTTTCCCCAGGATATCCGAACTGTACAGCCGTCTGGAGAGCTCAGCCATAGAGCTGAAGGATATTTCCGATGAGCTGGCAAGGCTTGAGGCGGTCACCGGGTTTGATCCCGGCAGGGCGGGCCAGGTAAATGAGAGGCTTGACCTGATATACAGTTTACAGCAGAAACATCATGTATCTTCTGTAGAGGAGTTGATTGCCCTTCGTGATGAGCTCAGCCGCAAGGTTGAGGAGATAAACAATTACGAGTTCAGCATCGGTGAGGCAGAAAGGAAACTTGAAGAATGCCGTAATGAGCTTGCTTTGATCTCAGATAAGCTTTCAGAAACCAGGGTTTCTGCAATGCCTGCGCTTCAGGAACATATGGAGAGTCTGCTCAGGCGCCTGGGCATACCCAATGCCCGGTTCAGGGTCAGGCACAGCACCCTGGAGGATTTTTCTCCTTACGGAAAGGACCGTGTGGAGTTTCTTTTCAGCGCCAACCGGCAATCCCCGCCGATGGAACTGGGCAAGGTCGCTTCGGGAGGCGAGATGTCGAGGGTTATGCTCAGCCTGAAATCACTTATTGCGAAAAGCAGGTCCCTTCCCACCATTATCTTTGATGAGATAGATTCAGGGGTTTCAGGAGAGATTGCCGGCATGATGGGCAACATCATGAAGGAGATGTCGCTGAACATGCAGGTCGTGAATATCACCCACCTTCCCCAGATAGCCGGCAAGGGCGACCAGCAGTTCCTGGTCTACAAGGAAGATGTTGCAGATGCAACCCATACCCGCATACGCCTGCTGAACAGAGACGAACGCCTGCGTGAGATCGCAAGGATGCTCAGCAGCGACGGACTTACTGAGGCTGCCCTGACCAATGCCAGGGAGCTTCTGGGGCAGTGA